The Erigeron canadensis isolate Cc75 chromosome 4, C_canadensis_v1, whole genome shotgun sequence genome window below encodes:
- the LOC122595728 gene encoding alpha,alpha-trehalose-phosphate synthase [UDP-forming] 6-like, which yields MVSRSYSNLLDLASGEFPSSSFTRMTRQIPRIMTVAGIISDIDDERSESVCSDISSSSVQHDRLIIVANQLPIKAQRKTDGSRGWTFSWDKNSLLLQLKDGLGDDEIDVIYVGCLKEDIHPNEQDEVSQTLLENFKCVPTFLPPELFTRFYHGFCKQHLWPLFHYMLPLSPDLGGRFNRSLWQAYVSVNKIFADKIMEVINPEDDYVWIHDYHLMVLPTFLRKRFNRVKLGFFLHSPFPSSEIYKTLPVREELLRALLNSDLIGFHTFDYARHFLSCCSRLLGISYESKRGYISLEYYGRTVTIKILPVGIHMNQLQSVLNLPETESKVCELMKQFQNQGKTMLLGVDDLDIFKGISLKLLAMEQLLIQHPEWQGKVVLVQIANPARGTGKDVKEVKTETYSTVKRINETFGRPGYEPVILIEEPLKFYERVAYYVAAECCLVTAVRDGMNLIPYEYVISRQGNERLDKVLGLDPSTPKKSMLVVSEFIGCSPSLSGAVRVNPWNIDAVADAMDYSLELSEPEKQMRHEKHYKYVSSHDVGYWAHSFFQDLERTCKDHVRRRCWGIGFGLSFRVVALDLSFRKLSMEHIVSAYKRTTTRAILLDYDGTLMPQSSIDKSPTSSTIEMLNTLCRDKNNMVFVVSAKSRTTLVEWFADCEKLGLAAEHGCFLRLKRDEEWETCVQVEECGWKQNARPVMTLYTETTDGSTIEDKETALVWSYEDADPDFGSCQAKELLDHLESVLANEPVTVKRGQSSVEVKPQGVSKGLVAKRLLTTMQERGMIPDFVLCIGDDRSDEDMFEVITSSVASGELFSQKAEVFACTVGNKPSKAKYYLDDTVEIARLMQGLASVSEQSDNVFVFA from the exons ATGGTGTCAAGATCTTACTCAAACTTGTTAGATCTAGCCTCGGGAGAGTTTCCGTCGTCTTCTTTCACCCGAATGACACGTCAAATCCCTCGTATTATGACCGTAGCCGGCATAATTTCCGACATAGATGATGAGCGGTCAGAGAGTGTATGCTCTGATATATCATCTTCATCGGTTCAACACGACCGTTTGATCATTGTAGCTAACCAGCTGCCCATTAAAGCTCAACGGAAAACTGATGGTTCGAGAGGGTGGACTTTTAGTTGGGATAAAAATTCGCTTCTTTTGCAGCTGAAAGATGGTTTAGGAGACGACGAGATTGATGTTATTTATGTTGGTTGTTTAAAAGAAGACATTCATCCGAATGAGCAAGATGAAGTTTCGCAAAcacttttagaaaattttaaatgtGTGCCTACTTTTTTACCACCTGAATTATTTACAAGATTTTATCATGGGTTTTGTAAGCAACATTTGTGGCCTTTGTTTCATTACATGTTGCCATTGTCGCCTGATCTTGGTGGGCGGTTTAATCGATCTTTATGGCAAGCTTATGTTTCAGTTAACAAGATTTTTGCGGATAAAATCATGGAAGTGATAAACCCTGAAGATGATTATGTTTGGATCCATGATTATCATCTCATGGTCTTACCAACCTTTCTAAGAAAACGGTTCAATCGGGTTAAACTTGGGTTTTTCTTACATAGCCCATTTCCATCTTCCGAGATTTACAAAACGTTACCTGTCCGAGAAGAGCTTCTTAGAGCTCTTTTGAATTCAGATCTTATAGGGTTCCATACTTTTGATTATGCCCGTCATTTTCTCTCTTGTTGTAGTAGGTTATTGGGAATTTCTTATGAATCGAAACGGGGTTATATAAGTTTAGAATATTACGGGCGAACTGTTACTATCAAAATTCTTCCTGTTGGAATTCATATGAATCAGCTTCAATCTGTATTAAACCTTCCTGAAACTGAGTCGAAAGTTTGTGAGCTCATGAAACAGTTTCAGAATCAGGGGAAGACGATGCTGCTCGGGGTTGATGATCTGGATATTTTCAAAGGTATTAGTTTGAAGTTATTAGCAATGGAACAGCTTTTAATTCAGCATCCTGAGTGGCAAGGAAAAGTTGTTTTAGTACAAATAGCCAATCCTGCCAGAGGAACAGGAAAAGACGTGAAAGAAGTAAAAACAGAGACTTATTCTACTGTCAAAAGAATCAATGAGACATTTGGTAGACCGGGTTATGAGCCTGTTATCTTAATCGAGGAGCCTCTGAAGTTTTACGAGCGGGTTGCTTATTATGTGGCTGCAGAATGTTGCTtggtaacggccgttagagaTGGGATGAATCTTATACCATATGAATACGTTATTAGCCGTCAAGGAAATGAACGGCTTGAtaaggttttgggtttggaCCCATCTACACCAAAAAAAAGCATGTTAGTTGTTTCTGAGTTCATAGGCTGCTCTCCGTCTTTAAGTGGCGCCGTTCGTGTTAACCCATGGAACATTGATGCTGTGGCGGATGCAATGGATTATTCCTTGGAACTAAGTGAGCCCGAGAAGCAAATGAGACATGAGAAGCATTATAAGTATGTTAGTAGCCATGATGTTGGGTATTGGGCTCATAGTTTTTTTCAGGATTTAGAACGGACATGTAAAGATCATGTGAGACGAAGGTGTTGGGGGATCGGATTCGGGTTGAGTTTCAGAGTGGTTGCTTTAGATCTGAGCTTTCGGAAGCTTTCTATGGAACATATAGTTTCGGCCTATAAACGAACTACAACAAGAGCAATTCTTTTGGACTATGATGGGACTTTAATGCCTCAATCTAGTATTGATAAAAGCCCTACATCCAGCACGATAGAAATGCTCAACACTTTATGTAGAGATAAGAATAATATGGTTTTTGTTGTGAGTGCAAAGAGCCGAACCACACTCGTGGAATGGTTTGCTGATTGTGAAAAACTCGGTCTTGCAGCAGAACATGGGTGTTTCCTTAG GTTGAAGCGTGATGAAGAATGGGAAACTTGTGTACAAGTTGAAGAGTGTGGATGGAAGCAGAATGCTCGACCAGTTATGACCCTTTACACCGAGACGACTGATGGGTCAACAATTGAAGATAAAGAAACGGCCCTGGTGTGGTCTTATGAAGATGCAGACCCTGATTTTGGATCTTGTCAAGCTAAAGAACTTCTTGATCATCTTGAGAGTGTGCTCGCCAATGAGCCCGTTACAGTGAAAAGAGGGCAGAGTAGTGTTGAGGTCAAACCACAG GGGGTAAGCAAGGGGCTGGTGGCAAAACGACTACTAACCACGATGCAAGAGAGAGGAATGATTCCAGATTTTGTGTTGTGCATAGGAGATGACCGATCAGATGAAGACATGTTTGAGGTGATTACCAGTTCTGTAGCTTCCGGTGAATTATTTTCTCAGAAGGCAGAAGTTTTCGCCTGCACAGTTGGGAATAAACCGAGCAAGGCTAAATATTATCTTGATGACACTGTCGAGATTGCTAGATTAATGCAAGGACTGGCGTCAGTTTCTGAACAGTCTGATAATGTCTTTGTTTTTGCGTGA
- the LOC122596615 gene encoding SNF1-related protein kinase regulatory subunit beta-3 isoform X2, which produces MQETPVVAGFEVPKSPDASYNNIYAASEDDGRDPPVVPQHLQHTVLSYPNNGVPAAPLPDPQHVVLNHLYIENREAPRSVVALGFSHRFRAKYVNVVLYKPVQRRGSSST; this is translated from the coding sequence ATGCAGGAAACACCTGTTGTTGCTGGCTTTGAAGTCCCTAAATCACCCGATGCAAGTTACAACAACATCTATGCTGCAAGTGAAGATGATGGCCGGGACCCACCTGTTGTTCCTCAACATTTACAACACACTGTACTGAGCTACCCCAATAATGGTGTACCAGCCGCCCCATTACCCGACCCACAACATGTTGTCCTTAACCATCTTTACATTGAAAACCGAGAGGCTCCACGGTCAGTAGTAGCACTTGGGTTTTCTCATCGTTTTCGGGCCAAATACGTGAATGTTGTACTCTATAAACCGGTTCAAAGAAGGGGTAGCAGCAGCACTTga
- the LOC122596615 gene encoding SNF1-related protein kinase regulatory subunit beta-3 isoform X1, translated as MNNSRGQDQETPVVAGFEVPKSPDASYNNIYAASEDDGRDPPVVPQHLQHTVLSYPNNGVPAAPLPDPQHVVLNHLYIENREAPRSVVALGFSHRFRAKYVNVVLYKPVQRRGSSST; from the exons ATGAACAATTCTCGTGGTCAAGATCAA GAAACACCTGTTGTTGCTGGCTTTGAAGTCCCTAAATCACCCGATGCAAGTTACAACAACATCTATGCTGCAAGTGAAGATGATGGCCGGGACCCACCTGTTGTTCCTCAACATTTACAACACACTGTACTGAGCTACCCCAATAATGGTGTACCAGCCGCCCCATTACCCGACCCACAACATGTTGTCCTTAACCATCTTTACATTGAAAACCGAGAGGCTCCACGGTCAGTAGTAGCACTTGGGTTTTCTCATCGTTTTCGGGCCAAATACGTGAATGTTGTACTCTATAAACCGGTTCAAAGAAGGGGTAGCAGCAGCACTTga